In the genome of Lathyrus oleraceus cultivar Zhongwan6 chromosome 4, CAAS_Psat_ZW6_1.0, whole genome shotgun sequence, the window CCTCcaatttatttttctttttctcttttcttgtaACAATTTTTCGCACGCTTGTCCCTTTTTGTATTAGATTCaccaccccaaacttagaattCAACACAGTTTCAAAATCCACAACATTCATGCCGAGCAAGGGTAAAAGAgattattatatatttttttctttctgGCCATAGGGGAACATAAGTGgtttaaaaacaaacaaaatggTTAAAGGCTCAAAAGGGGTTTGCAACGGATAAAACGTACAAGGGTGGCTGGAAAGGCTCAAGGTTAACAACAAAAACGTGCCTCGGTGTGTGTCTTAATGCAGTGCTATGTCAGTCGAACGTACGCAAAACCATAGCGATAGAGTCATACCTGGATTAACTCTCATGATGATCTCTTAGTATTTGGCTTTTTGTAGTCTCACCATGTTGGGTAAACTTGCAGGTTCCAAAGCACTCTCTGTGTAATGTAGCTTCTTTTTGGTTCAGGTGTACCATACTTCTATCTCAATCCAGCTTTCATCACACTGCGTCCAACAATAGTTTTTCTTCGGCTGCATAGATTTCCAAGGTGCCTCGGGAGAGTAAGTTCGGGTTGTGTCTTTCATCCATTAAACATCCTTCATCACGACTCTGGTTTTTATCCATCAATCTGTAACCCAACACCCAAACAGTTGAAAATAACAGAAATCAAAGTTAACTTAAAAAAATGACAAACCAAAACAGAAAATAACTAAAACAATGAAAAGaacccccccacacttgaactaaacattgaccccAATGTTTAAACCCAAATGCAAGAGGGACTTACAGTGCCTACTGCGGAGGAGGGTGCTGTGGAAATTGCAACATGATTTATTGCATCATCCTTTGAATATCATCAATGGCAGCCCCTTGACGGAGCTGCTCTGTCACGATCCGATCAATCTCCGCCCCCTGGCGAGCCTGCTCGACACGGAACTGATCCATGTCCATGGGTGTCCATCCAGCAGAGGAGGCTCCCATACCTCGGTGGTGAGAGGTGTAAGGGTGAGGAACACCCCTCTCCCTTGCCGGTGCATCTTCCTCCATCGTTTCACCTACACGAAAATCATCTTCTCCCGCCTCTTCGGGGTTAACAGAAGTATACAACCAATTCTCATTGTTATCAATATTAGTTTTATCAGTGTTCGGTAAGCGGAACAGCCGGCgtgtccagcttaccaacacaTACCCATGACGGCTTTGTTCGAGCATCCCTTGCGTGCATAGAGCATTGAGGTCAAGCTTGCCCAACGCCTGCATCGGGGTTTCTCCGTCCAAAACCGGCCTACACCCACACCAGTCAGCAATTTGTGTTATCATACCACCCACTGAAATGGCACCTGAGCTGGCACGCCCCATGGTACCTAAATGGTCGGCGACGAATGCCGCTACATTCACTGGTTCCTCATTAACCATGGCATGCATCAAATATAACTCCCGCTTTGCCGCTACACCTGTACTATCTCCTCGTCCGAGCAAGGTGAACGCTAACCCTTTTTGAGCATATCGGAAGCACGGGTTTTGAATccatgatgcctttgcactccGGGGTTCGTACTGCGGTAAACCTGTAATAGAGGACCAAAAGGAACCTGCAGAAAAGTCATTCGGCACTGCGCCGGATCCTACCAATGGTAACCGGAGGCATTGCCCAAGCTGAAAAACCGACATCGAATAATCTTCGTTATAAAGCCGGAAACTCATAGTACCAAAATATTCATAAACATGACCAGTCCAGTTCTTTTCCAATTTAAATTTAACAGTGCTTAGGAACTCTAGAGTGATGCGTTCATAAGAAGGCACATCAGCATGCATAAATTCAAAAATACCTAAATTGTGGAACATTTGAGATACATCATCTAGAATTCCTAAAGCACTCATAGTATCATCACAAACATACCTTGTAGGTACAAGCTTCCTTTTAAGGTGAGTCTTGTACCTTTCAACATGATCATCATCCTCAAAAATGATTCCGTGTGCATTTGGCATCCTCCGGGCCCTTTGTCTCGGTTTTGAGGTCTCTACCACAGCCTTTCCTCGCTCGGCTCTTTTCGGGGGCATAATGGTCACCTGAAAAGTTCGCGGAAAAAAAATAGTGGAGATAGAGAAAAATAATACCGTCACGATGTAGAGTGCGAGAAACGGCCCAGCTTTTCTGAAGGAACTTTGAAAAAAATTGGTTGGATGATGATGAAATACGAGGTTTAAGGTGAAGGTGGTTATGGAGTTTGAGGGATTTGAGATAAAAATAGGGTTGGAGGAGATGAAGTGGCTGAAAAGTGAGTGGGGGAGTGGTAAAAGGTATTTAAAGACGTGTGGGCCCCACTCCAACGTCtctaaatttaaaaaaaaaatctgaGTTACGCACTGCAACACGGCCCGTGCTAgccaacacggccggccgtgttgcaCCCCTGGAAAATGTATGGGGACAAGGCCATATGAGCAACACGGCCCGTGCTGGCACACACGGCTGCCCGTGTTGCTCCTCTGGAAAATGTATGAGGAAAATGGTAAGCCTGCAACACGGCCCGTGCTAGCCAACTCGGTCGGCCGTGTTGCCTTGTTCTGTCTTGCACTTTTCTCTTTACACGTCCACGGTTGAACACCTTAGTTGTTACCCCATTCGAATTTTTCACCTTCACCAGTAGCACACTGTGATTACCTACAAACATTCAAACTCAAAAAATAGAAACACACAAAAAATCATTAGAGAGGAAAATTGAAAACccgtgggttgcctcccacgaagcgcttcgtttaacgtcgcatggctcgacggttgttCATCTCATCCTGTGAGACGAGCAACATGTATTTGACCGATTTCTTATCCTGGGTAATACGGCTTTAACCTCTGACCATTGACTTTGAAGGTATCCCCGTTTGCTTGATTCTTTAATTCAATCGCTCCATGAGGGAAAACTTTGTGAACAACAAACGGGCCTGACCATTTGGATTTCAACTTCCCAGGGAATAACTTTAATCGAGAATTATACAAAAGGATCAATTGTCCTTCATAAAACTCTTTTCTCACTATCCTTTTATCATGCCATTTCTTTGTTTGGTCTCTATAGACCTTAGCATTCTCATACGCACGATTTCAAAATTCTTCTAATTCGTGGAGCTGAAGGATCCGAGAACTTCCTGCCTTGGATAAATCCATATTCAAAAAATTTGAAGCCCAAAATGCCTTGTGTTCTAATTCAAGCGGTAGATGGAATGCCTTGCAGTAAACTAACTGGTACGGTGACATACCAATTGGCGTTTTGAAAGCCGTTCGGTAAGCCTAAAGTGCATCATCCAACTTGCTTGCCCAATCCTTGCGGGATGAGCTTACAGTCTTTTCAAGGATTTGTTTGAGTTGCCTGTTTGACACTTCCACCTGCCCACTAGTTTGAGGGTGGTACGGAGTCGCAATTCGATGCTTCACATTATATTTCAAGAGGAGCTTCTCCATTAGATGATTCAGAaaatgtgttccttcatcactTATTAAAGCTCTTGGTACTCCGAACCTAGCAAAGATAGCCTCCTTTAGAAACCTAATCACCACTCGAGCATCATTAGTTGGTAGGGCCACGGCCTCCACCCACTTTGAGACATAATCCACCGCCACTAAGATGTACTGCTTCCCAAAATATGGTGGGAAGGGACCCATGAAATCGATAccccacacatcaaagagttcaacTTCTAACATGGCATTTTGGGGCATTTGATTTCTTTTTGAGATGTTGCCCGTTCTCTGGCATTTGTCGCACTCTTTAATTATTTGTTGAGCATCTTTGAATAAAGTTGGCCAGTATAACCCAGATTGGAGAACTTTGGCGGCGGTTCTGTCACCACTAAAGTGTCCTTCATAGTCGGAGTGGTGGCATGCTTTCAACATATCCCTTTGTTCCTCCTCTGGAACACATCTCCTGATAAGTCCATCCACTTCTCTCTTATACAAGAAATGATCGTCCCACAAGTAGAACCTACATtcatgcaaaaactttttcttcttgttagaatcaaaatcatCGGGGATTACCCCACTGACCAGATAGTTCGCATAATCTGCAAACCAAGGCACTCCATTGACAATGAGGATGTGTTCATCGGCGAACTCATCCTTTATTGGACGCTTGTCTTCTGTCTCTTCTATAGGTGATATTCGGGAGAGGTGATCGGCAACAGTGTTTTCGCATCCTTTCTTGTCACGAATGTCCATATCAAACTCTTGAAGGAGTAAGATCCACCTAAGAAGTCTTGGCTTAGAGTCCTGTTTAGCAAAAAGAtacttcaaagcagcatggtcagtataaacaatgacTCTTGAACCCAACAGATATTGCCTGATTTTATCAAAGGCGTACACTACATCTAACAACTCCTTTTCAATCGTTGCATAGTTCATCTGTGTGGGGTTCAACACATGACTACCATAATAAATGACATGTAACAATTTTTCTCGACGCTGCCCAAGAACTGCCCCCACTGCAatatcacttgcatcacacattatctcaaaagggAGAGACCAGTCCGGGGCTACAACAATTGGTGCTGATACTAATTTTTGCTTTAGTGTTTCAAACGCTACAGCACACTCTTTATCAAAAACAAAGGTGTTATCCTTAACTAAAAGAGTCGTTAAGGGTTTTGCTATTttagagaaatctcttatgaacctacGGTAAAAACCCGCATGCCCTAAGAAACTTCTAATACCTTTTTCATTCATCGGTGGGGGAAGCTTTGAGATGACTTCAATCTTTGCTTGGTCCACTTCTATTCCTTTGtaggaaattttgtgacccaagactatcccttcacgtaccatgaagtgacacttctcccagtttaGGATAAGATTTGTTTGTTGGCACCTTTCTAACACAAGAGCAAGGTTAGTCAAGCAATTATCGAAGGACTTACCAAAAActgagaaatcatccatgaagacttccatatGCTTCTCTAGCATATCTGCAAAGATTGATTGCATGCATCTCTGAAAAGTTGctggtgcattacataacccgaaTGGCATCCTTCTGTAGGCAAAAATACCAAAGGGGCATGTAAATGCGATCTTCTCCTGATCCTCTGGTGCAACAGCTATCTGATTGTATCCCGAGTAGCCATCGAGGAAGCAATAATAGTCATGAccggctaacctttccaacatATGATCAATGAATGGTAAGGGAAAATGGTCCTTCCTGGTGGCAAGATTCAGTCTCCTATAGTCGATGCATACCCGCCAACCAGTGACTGTCCTTGTGGGtatcaactcatttttctcattttttatcacagtaGTTCCACCTTTCTTTGGCACCACATGAACTGGACTTACCCACGAACTATCAGATATGGGATAAATCATCCCTGCATCCAACAGTTTAACCACCTCTTTTCTGACAACTTCCTTCATTGTTGGGTTAAGTCGTCGTTGAGGTTGGACAACCGgcttgtgatcatcttccataAGAATTTTGTGCATGCATATTGTAGGGTTTATCCCCTTCAAATCTTCAATAGACCAGCAAATAGCACTCTTATGTTTTTTTAAAACTTTGACAAGCTTATTTTCCTGAAGCACTTCTAGATGTGAACTTATGATGGCCGGGCACTTACTCTCTTTATCTAGGAAGACAAATTTTAGGTTGTCCGGAAGTTGTTTCAATTCGGTCCCCTTCTTTTGTTCATCTTTCTTTTCTTCCACTAAGGGTTGCCTTAAATCCTCCCACCGGTTGTGTCGATAACCTTTAAAAGGTTGTGATGCGTCCATCATAGCTAGCACTTCCATATCTTTCTCGTCAACTACTTCCTGTTCGTTAAAAATTGATAAGTTCAACACCCTTTCCAAGGGTAATTTTTGTGTTGTCAAGCTATTTTCCTTTTCACATATTTGATCGATTGTCTCAATGTGTTGACTAGTGGCAACCTCATCCTTGTATTTCATGGTGTTTCGCacatcaatttttaactcttcatcatacaCTTTCAAAGTCATCGTGCATTCTTCTATATCGATCAAACATCTCCCAGTTTCTAGAAATGGTCTCCCCAAAATGAttggtatctcttcatcttccggcatttccaaaatgacaaaatctaccggaaacaCAAACTTGTCGATCTTTACTAGCACATCTTCTACTATCCCATAAGGTCTCTTCACAGAGTGGTCAGCAAACTGGAGTGTCATTCTCGTATCTTGAATTTTTCCTATTCCCAACCTCTTATAAATGGACAGCGGCATAAGACTTACACTCGCTCCCAAATCAATTAGAGCTTTCTTGAAGGATCTATCGCCAATGGTACACGGGATAGTCACAGAACCTCGATCCTTCTTTTTCACGGGAACCTTCATACCCGGCAAAATggcactacaagtttcagttagaATAATAGGGTTAGTCTCTATGGTTCGCTTCTTcgagatgatgtctttcatgaacttaGCGTAGGTAGGCATTTGCTCAAGCGCCTCCAAGAACGGAATGTTTAGCTCAAGCTTTTTAAACATCTCCAAGaacttctcaaagtttttctcatgCTGCCCCTTCTTCTTATTCCTTGTTGGGAATGGAAGTTTGACGGCCGGTTTTGGATCAATCACTTTATCTTTAACCACTTGTTCATCATGGGTGACCTCTTCATTTgcaacctcattttcttttatctCTAGATCAACTTCAAGCAATAAGTCTTCTTCTTCAGAACTCTTCTCAGGTATTTCTTTCGACTTACCATTCCTTGTGGTCACCGCATTCACATGATTATTTTCTCTTGGATTAGTAACCGTAGAACTTGGTAAAACTCCCTGTTGTGGAGAGACCGCTAGTTGTTGGGATATCTGACTCATCTGGATTTCAAGATTCTTAATTGAAGCACCTGTGTTCTTTAAATTACTCCGAGTCTCTTCTTGAAATTGAGAGCTTTGAGCGGCCATCTTCTCAATGGCAAGCTCCCAATCAGCTTTTCTTGGTACCTATTGTTGAaactgttgttgatgttgttgatacggttgttgttgctgaggtCGAAATTGTTGTTGCTGTGGTTGGTTCTGCACATTTCCTTGTTGATCCTTCCATGAGAAATTAGGATGGGTTTTCCaacccggattgtatgtgtttGAATAAGGGTTGTTCTGCCTAAGAAACTTGATCTCCTCAATTTGTTGTACGGTAGCAACGCAATGTACGGTAAGATGAGGTCCTCCACAAATTTCGCAATTACTAGTGTGAGTTGGTTGAACCTGTTGAACCTGTGCAACAGTTTGGGTATCAATAGCCATCTTCTTCAGTCTCCTTTCTACTTCAGCTActatttgatcttccatcttcaccaCTTGGTTTGCCaatttcaggtcaattatccCTTCGGGTTGACTAACACTGCGGTCATACAACTCCAGGTGCTCATTGGCTGCAATGGCTTCGATAATCTTTTTAATACCAGTGGCTGTTGTAAAATTGgttgagccaccagctgctgtgtcaatgagttgcttagtcttcagCCGAAGACCATTTACAAAATTCTTCATTTGCTTCGTTGCATCCATAttatgagtaggacatgcaaccaacaatcgtttgAACCTCTTATACGCATCTCCAAGTGACTCTCcttctttctgtttaaaattcactATGTCGTACCTCTTTCGGATGTATGCAGAAGCCGGAAAGTACTTGTTGAGAAAAGTTGTCTCCATCTGTTGCCAAGTTGTGATGCTTCCAGCAGGTAaagagtagaaccactcttcagcATCTTCTGACAGTGTAAACGGAAACATGACCAGCTTCTTAGCTTCCTCAGAATTCCCCTCAATCTTTAACGACGTAGTCATCGTAAGAAACCTCTgcaaatgcttgttggcatcttcgtTAATTTTTCCTGAGAAAGGTCTCCTTTCAAGTTGCCGTATCGTTGAGGGGTGAAGTTGAAAGTAGGCAACATTGACTGGTTGATTCACTATTGTCATCCTTCCAAGCGGGGCATTAGCTCCCCCGTAATCACCTAATAATCTCTCCACAAGAGGTGGGGCATCTGCCGTAGTTTCAGGCTCGGTATCTGAATTTTTAGAATCAGAGTGTTCCAAATGAATTGAAACGGTTTCCTCTTTCTCGGAATCAGAAACTATCAGCGGTTCTTCTGGCGCTTCCAGTCTGTCGCGTCTGGCTTTTCTGATTCGTGCTCGCAACGATCgttctggttctgcgtcaaaaataaattcagctgaggccttacctcgcataaaaaTATTAGACAGTTGTTAGGATAGGCAAAGtgaaataaacaaataaaataaagtaaaaattttgttgcagagcaacaaaattccaattgaataattattaacagatagtttggcagtccccggcaacagcaccaaaaacttgatcgggaaaatagcaagtgtactatttttaccgatgtagtaatgaaaaggaattatcctgagtatcgatctcgaggactgcgtaggaactatcagtgttggtaatgattcaattaaacaaaagAACCTGTGTTTGGTAAGTGAAGAGTAAATTTGCTCTGTAAAATATAAAGGAAAAATAGAGAATTTTTAACGCAGTAAAATTAAGCATGCTAGGTCCGAGGTGTATGAATTGCTTTGAAATAAACTTAATCCTTATTTCATAAAATCTATGCTAGAATGATCCAATATGATTCTCAAGAATagtttcc includes:
- the LOC127137369 gene encoding uncharacterized protein LOC127137369, translating into MTTSLKIEGNSEEAKKLVMFPFTLSEDAEEWFYSLPAGSITTWQQMETTFLNKYFPASAYIRKRYDIVNFKQKEGESLGDAYKRFKRLLVACPTHNMDATKQMKNFVNGLRLKTKQLIDTAAGGSTNFTTATGIKKIIEAIAANEHLELYDRSVSQPEGIIDLKLANQVVKMEDQIVAEVERRLKKMAIDTQTVAQVQQVQPTHTSNCEICGGPHLTVHCVATVQQIEEIKFLRQNNPYSNTYNPGWKTHPNFSWKDQQGNVQNQPQQQQFRPQQQQPYQQHQQQFQQ